One window from the genome of Poecilia reticulata strain Guanapo linkage group LG9, Guppy_female_1.0+MT, whole genome shotgun sequence encodes:
- the isg15 gene encoding ubiquitin-like protein ISG15, which yields MDIVIKMLDGTSHTLKVNPHDTVGSLKMLIQQKLGVPAARQKLIFRNGSSTPLNDDSRTLSSYNIEQGSQVSLLITQPSTFQVFLKNEKGTNSTYEITHDETVDNFRRRVEKREGVPANQQRLIHEGREMQSGKLSDYNVKEHSTIFLTLRLRGG from the coding sequence ATGGATATAGTCATTAAAATGCTGGACGGGACGTCCCACACACTGAAAGTAAACCCACATGACACCGTGGGCTCTCTGAAGATGCTCATCCAGCAGAAGCTGGGGGTTCCCGCTGCGAGGCAGAAGCTGATCTTCAGGAACGGGTCGAGCACGCCTCTGAACGACGACTCCAGGACCCTGAGCTCCTACAACATTGAGCAGGGCTCCCAGGTGTCTCTGCTGATCACCCAGCCATCCACCTTCCAGGTGTTCCTGAAAAACGAGAAGGGGACGAACAGCACCTATGAGATCACACATGACGAGACCGTGGATAACTTCAGGAGGAGAGTGGAGAAAAGAGAGGGGGTTCCTGCGAACCAGCAGAGGCTGATCCATGAGGGCCGGGAGATGCAGTCTGGAAAACTGTCTGACTACAACGTGAAGGAGCACAGCACCATCTTCCTGACTCTGCGTCTGAGAGGAGGCTGA
- the gatc gene encoding glutamyl-tRNA(Gln) amidotransferase subunit C, mitochondrial, producing MTKMLAFQTLRVVSLEILGSPCNLLANNVYSITKRCSLRSLQSQILRPLSSHQHNPKVPKVPTWEPVPEEQLPQPTRIPADLVDKLERLALVDFRTKQGLECLEKAIRFADQLHVVDTSGVEPMDSVLEDRALYLRDDTVTEGDCAEELLKLARNTVEEYFVAPPGNIPLPKREERAAILRHSEF from the exons ATGACGAAGATGTTGGCATTTCAAACGCTTCGTGTCGTTTCCCTGGAAATCCTTGGTTCGCCATGTAACCTGTTGGCAAACAATGTTTACTCCATAACTAAGAGATGCAGCCTCAGAAGCCTGCAAAGCCAAATCTTAAGACCGCTCAGCTCCCACCAACATAACCCAAAG GTCCCAAAAGTGCCAACATGGGAGCCTGTACCAGAAGAGCAGCTTCCTCAG CCCACCAGGATCCCTGCTGACCTGGTGGACAAGCTGGAGCGGCTGGCCTTGGTGGATTTCCGGACCAAGCAGGGGCTGGAGTGCCTGGAGAAAGCCATTCGTTTCGCTGATCAGCTTCACGTTGTTGACACGTCTGGGGTCGAGCCGATGGATTCAGTCCTGGAGGACAG GGCTTTATATCTGAGGGACGACACAGTGACAGAGGGTGACTGCGCAGAGGAGCTGCTTAAGCTCGCAAGAAACACAGTGGAAGAATATTTTGTTGCACCACCAG gAAACATTCCTCTGCCTAAAAGGGAGGAGAGGGCTGCCATCCTCAGACACTCGGAATTCTGA
- the LOC103470325 gene encoding polyubiquitin-like, with protein MDIVIKMLGGTPRTLKVNPQDTVGSLKLRIQQELDVLAATQRLVFTNGSNTPLNDDSKPLSFYNIGPGSQVSLLITQPSTFQVFLKNEKGTNSTYDVTPDETVEGFRRRVENREGVPANQQRLIHEGREMQSGNLLSDYNVKELSTIFLTLRLRGG; from the coding sequence ATGGATATAGTCATCAAAATGCTGGGCGGGACACCCCGCACGCTGAAAGTAAACCCACAGGACACCGTGGGCTCTCTGAAGCTGCGCATCCAGCAGGAGCTGGATGTTCTCGCTGCGACGCAGAGGCTGGTCTTCACGAACGGGTCGAACACGCCTCTGAACGACGACTCCAAGCCGCTCAGCTTCTACAACATTGGGCCGGGCTCCCAGGTGTCTCTGCTGATCACCCAGCCGTCCACCTTCCAGGTGTTCCTGAAAAACGAGAAGGGGACGAACAGCACCTACGATGTCACACCCGACGAGACGGTGGAGGGCTTCAGGAGGAGAGTGGAGAATAGAGAGGGGGTTCCTGCGAACCAGCAGAGGCTGATCCATGAGGGCCGGGAGATGCAGTCTGGAAATCTGTTATCCGACTACAACGTGAAGGAGCTCAGCACCATCTTCCTGACTCTGCGTCTGAGAGGAGGCTGA